A window from Acidobacteriota bacterium encodes these proteins:
- a CDS encoding TonB-dependent receptor, which yields MHRFNHVITIVVLILIGSVHPVSAQTTGSLIGTVQDETGAVLPGATVTLTGSTLIGGPSVQVADVTGAYRFDRLPPGTYDVRFEMQGFKTVERREIRVSAAFTADVHVKLAIGSMQERVTVTGESPVVDTRSNVQQTVMSQEILEKVPTGRDVWSLAKIIPGVSVSTYDVGGTQGMQQSGISAHGSRDEDKTFAIDGMSVNWPGGGGGSTMVYYDQGMFEEVNYQTSAIPAEVAIGGIFMNMVTKAGGNTWRGDARYYYANDGMQADNFEALKQQLGFPVGNPVTSQYDLNATAAGPVLRDRLWFFGSYRRWKVDKKLLSVFNPDGSNAIDDNLIWNGSGKLTAQLNADHRVGVVYNYNQKNRFHRRDTPPNFVEDKASYVQEQPGWTSQAKYTAVLKGASVFESTVGAVAGTFPLRYQKDVGPNDLRREDTTLDSATGAAQRFYENPNYRFQFDNAISHTRSGWGGSHTLKAGVQFTRQFFREINRMNGDMRLISNNGVPIRIVAFNTPVIATSYVHQLGIFAQDAWSVGSRLALNLGVRWDRATGWIPEQTSPAGRWVGERTLQKKDVYNQSIAVWRAGVVYDVFGTGLTAIKGNYSRYGQQVGIGLVTSVHPFTLSNANIAWKDANGNGFPEANELGAFEGFTGGATTRYATADGPDWGYSDEITAGVEHQIIRDLRLGVMYYHRTNRKNTGTTNVAVPRSAYRPVQVTNPLGGTATIHNLDSTFLGKQDSVRDNIELLDTDYDGLEITAVKRFSRRWQMLLGYTLGRNEGGFDNGDFNDPNNLEFQQGIVGNDATHQLKVSGTVVIPRVELGISSSLVRSTGYPRQFTYQVTRALVPGLTRSAQTVRVNERGDVRLPNVTLLDVRFSRTFRLGGNRTFEPQVDIFNATNADTIARTVDAIGPRLGFPTEILAPRIVRVGFSIMF from the coding sequence ATGCACCGGTTCAACCATGTCATCACGATCGTTGTGCTGATCCTGATCGGATCGGTACATCCCGTATCAGCCCAGACCACGGGTTCGCTCATCGGCACGGTTCAGGACGAGACTGGCGCGGTGCTGCCGGGCGCCACGGTCACGCTGACCGGCTCGACGCTCATCGGCGGGCCGAGCGTGCAGGTGGCCGACGTCACCGGTGCGTACCGGTTCGACCGCCTGCCGCCGGGCACCTACGACGTCCGCTTCGAGATGCAGGGGTTCAAGACGGTGGAGCGCCGGGAAATCCGGGTCAGCGCCGCCTTCACGGCCGACGTCCACGTGAAGCTGGCGATCGGCTCGATGCAGGAGCGCGTCACCGTCACCGGTGAGTCGCCCGTCGTCGACACCAGGTCGAACGTGCAGCAGACCGTCATGAGCCAGGAGATCCTGGAGAAGGTGCCGACGGGGCGCGACGTGTGGTCCCTCGCGAAGATCATCCCTGGCGTGTCGGTGAGCACGTACGACGTGGGCGGCACGCAGGGCATGCAGCAGAGCGGGATCTCGGCCCACGGCTCGCGCGACGAGGACAAGACGTTCGCCATCGACGGCATGTCGGTGAACTGGCCTGGCGGCGGCGGCGGTTCCACGATGGTCTACTACGACCAGGGCATGTTCGAGGAAGTCAACTACCAGACGTCGGCCATCCCTGCCGAGGTCGCCATCGGCGGCATCTTCATGAACATGGTGACCAAGGCCGGCGGGAACACGTGGCGAGGCGACGCGCGGTACTACTACGCGAACGACGGCATGCAGGCGGACAACTTCGAAGCGCTCAAGCAGCAGCTCGGGTTCCCCGTCGGCAACCCCGTGACGTCGCAGTACGACCTGAACGCGACCGCCGCCGGTCCCGTCCTGCGCGATCGCCTCTGGTTCTTCGGGTCGTACCGCCGCTGGAAGGTCGACAAGAAGCTGCTCAGCGTGTTCAACCCGGACGGATCCAACGCGATCGACGACAACCTGATCTGGAACGGGTCGGGCAAGCTGACCGCGCAGCTCAACGCGGATCATCGGGTGGGCGTCGTCTACAACTACAACCAGAAGAACCGGTTTCACCGCCGGGACACGCCGCCCAACTTCGTCGAGGACAAGGCGTCGTACGTGCAGGAGCAGCCCGGCTGGACGTCGCAGGCCAAGTACACGGCGGTGTTGAAGGGTGCCTCGGTGTTCGAGTCGACCGTCGGCGCGGTCGCGGGGACGTTCCCGTTGCGGTACCAGAAGGACGTGGGCCCGAATGACCTGCGCCGGGAAGACACGACGCTCGACAGCGCGACCGGGGCGGCCCAGCGGTTCTACGAGAACCCGAATTATCGGTTCCAGTTCGACAACGCCATCAGCCACACCCGGAGCGGATGGGGAGGCTCGCACACGCTGAAAGCGGGGGTGCAGTTCACCAGGCAGTTCTTCCGCGAAATCAACCGCATGAACGGCGACATGCGGCTGATCTCCAACAACGGCGTTCCCATCCGGATCGTGGCATTCAACACGCCGGTCATAGCGACCAGCTACGTCCACCAGCTTGGGATCTTCGCGCAGGACGCGTGGTCCGTCGGGTCGCGCCTCGCGCTGAACCTCGGCGTCCGGTGGGACCGCGCCACCGGGTGGATCCCTGAGCAGACGAGCCCGGCGGGGCGCTGGGTCGGCGAGCGCACGCTCCAGAAGAAGGACGTCTACAACCAGTCCATCGCCGTATGGCGCGCGGGCGTGGTCTACGACGTGTTCGGTACCGGCCTGACCGCGATCAAGGGGAACTACAGCCGGTACGGCCAGCAGGTGGGCATCGGCCTGGTGACCAGCGTCCACCCCTTCACGCTCAGCAACGCAAACATCGCCTGGAAGGACGCGAACGGGAACGGCTTTCCGGAAGCGAACGAGCTGGGCGCGTTCGAAGGGTTCACCGGAGGTGCGACCACGCGCTACGCGACCGCTGACGGGCCGGACTGGGGCTATTCGGACGAGATCACCGCGGGGGTCGAGCATCAGATCATCCGCGACCTTCGCCTCGGCGTGATGTACTACCACCGCACGAACCGGAAGAATACCGGGACGACGAACGTCGCCGTTCCCCGGAGTGCGTACCGGCCGGTTCAGGTGACGAATCCCCTCGGTGGTACGGCGACGATCCACAACCTGGACAGCACCTTCCTGGGCAAGCAGGACAGCGTGCGGGATAACATCGAGCTGCTCGACACCGACTACGACGGCTTGGAGATCACGGCCGTGAAGCGGTTCTCGCGCCGCTGGCAGATGCTCCTGGGATACACGCTGGGGCGCAACGAGGGGGGGTTCGACAACGGCGACTTCAACGACCCGAACAACCTCGAGTTCCAGCAGGGGATCGTCGGCAACGACGCCACCCACCAGCTCAAGGTGTCGGGCACGGTGGTGATCCCGCGCGTGGAACTGGGAATCAGCAGCAGCCTCGTGCGGAGCACCGGCTACCCGCGGCAGTTCACCTACCAGGTGACGCGGGCGCTGGTGCCGGGGCTGACCCGCTCGGCCCAGACGGTCCGCGTGAACGAGCGCGGCGACGTCCGGCTGCCGAACGTCACGCTGCTCGACGTGCGGTTCTCGCGGACGTTCCGCCTGGGGGGCAATCGCACCTTCGAGCCGCAGGTCGACATCTTCAACGCGACCAACGCGGACACCATCGCGCGCACCGTGGACGCGATCGGGCCGCGGCTCGGGTTCCCGACCGAGATCCTGGCGCCGCGCATCGTCCGCGTCGGTTTCAGCATCATGTTCTGA
- a CDS encoding TonB-dependent receptor — translation MRRVIRVCVVLLFLIPCTSLPVSAQITTGSLIGAVTDETGAVMPGVTVTLSGETLIGGPQVEVTAASGQYRFERLPPGVYNVRFELPGFTSIERMDLHISATFTATVNVKMQVGQMEERITVTGESPIVDTKSNVQQTAMGQEVLEGIPTGRDVWSLAKLIPGVSVGTYDVGGTQGMQQSAMSAHGSRDADKTFAIDGLSVNWPGTGGGSTMVYYDQGMFEEINYQTSAIPAEVAIGGIFMNMVTKAGGNAWRGEARYYYANDDLQSENFDAVSKQFSFKGGNPVADQYDFNGTMAGPIVRDKIWFFGSYRRWKVDKLLLSTFNPDGSNARDDNLIWNASVKLTSQIARDHRLGLVYNFNQKNRYQRRTATFEEDKATFVQLQPGYTGQAKYTAVLNNQFVFESTAGGVKGVWPLHYQKEVAPTDIRREDTVLQTGWDAAPRSYDNPNYRFQWDNVISHTRAGRGTHSLKAGVQFTRQFYRDLNTMNGDMRLIYNNGRPFRVQAFNTPVQATSYVHQLGFFAQDSWSMGRFTLNVGVRADGAKGWIPEETSGTGRWVAERTVEKRDVYNQWIGVWRAGAVFDLTGKGLTAVKGNYSRYAHQVGAAAIVNSVHPFALSSANIAWNDLNGNELPDPGELGTFEGFTGGASTRYPDADGTDWGYSDEITAGLEHQLMRDVRVGVMYYHRTNRKNVGSFNAAVPTTAYTPIQIASPLGGTATVYNLDRAFVGRQDNVRMATPLLDTDYDGVEVTAAKRFSSRWQMLFGLTVGRNEGGLEFGDLNDPNSLDFQEGVSGNDATYQLKLSGTYVVPRAEIIVSGSLMNSTGYPRQFTYQVTRSVVPTLTRSAQTIRLNRRGDERLPRVTMADLRFSRSFSLGGDRRFEPQVDLFNVFNADTIVNMVDAAGPRLGYPGEILAPRIMRVGFVFKF, via the coding sequence ATGCGTCGTGTGATACGTGTCTGTGTCGTCCTGCTCTTTTTGATTCCCTGTACGTCCCTGCCGGTGTCCGCCCAGATCACCACCGGTTCGCTCATCGGCGCGGTTACCGATGAGACTGGTGCCGTGATGCCGGGCGTCACCGTGACCTTGAGCGGCGAAACGCTCATCGGCGGCCCGCAGGTGGAGGTGACGGCCGCATCGGGACAGTACCGTTTCGAACGTCTTCCGCCGGGGGTCTACAACGTCCGATTCGAGCTGCCCGGTTTCACGTCCATCGAGCGGATGGACCTCCACATCAGTGCGACCTTCACGGCCACGGTCAACGTCAAGATGCAGGTCGGGCAGATGGAGGAGCGGATTACCGTCACCGGCGAGTCCCCCATCGTCGACACCAAGTCCAACGTGCAGCAGACGGCCATGGGGCAGGAGGTCCTGGAAGGCATTCCCACCGGGCGCGACGTCTGGTCGCTCGCGAAACTGATCCCCGGCGTGAGCGTGGGTACCTACGACGTGGGGGGCACGCAGGGCATGCAGCAGAGCGCCATGTCCGCCCACGGGTCGCGCGACGCGGACAAGACGTTCGCCATCGACGGCCTTTCGGTGAACTGGCCGGGAACGGGCGGCGGCTCGACGATGGTGTATTACGACCAGGGGATGTTCGAGGAGATCAACTACCAGACCTCCGCGATTCCGGCGGAAGTCGCCATCGGCGGGATCTTCATGAACATGGTCACCAAGGCCGGCGGCAACGCCTGGAGAGGCGAAGCGCGGTACTACTACGCGAATGACGACCTGCAGTCGGAAAACTTCGACGCGGTCAGCAAGCAGTTCAGCTTCAAAGGCGGGAACCCGGTTGCCGATCAGTACGACTTCAACGGGACGATGGCCGGGCCGATCGTGCGCGACAAGATCTGGTTCTTCGGTTCGTACCGGCGATGGAAGGTGGACAAGCTCCTCCTGAGCACCTTCAATCCGGACGGCAGCAACGCGAGAGACGACAACTTGATCTGGAACGCGTCGGTGAAGCTGACCAGCCAGATCGCCCGGGATCATCGCCTCGGGCTCGTCTACAACTTCAACCAGAAGAACCGCTACCAGCGCCGGACCGCGACCTTCGAGGAAGACAAGGCGACCTTCGTGCAGCTGCAGCCGGGGTACACCGGCCAGGCGAAATACACGGCGGTCCTGAACAACCAGTTCGTGTTCGAGTCGACCGCTGGGGGCGTGAAGGGGGTGTGGCCGCTCCACTACCAGAAGGAAGTGGCTCCGACGGACATCCGGCGCGAGGACACGGTCCTGCAGACCGGATGGGATGCGGCGCCGCGCAGCTACGACAACCCGAACTACCGGTTCCAGTGGGACAACGTGATCAGTCACACGCGCGCCGGGCGGGGCACGCACAGCCTCAAGGCGGGCGTGCAGTTCACGCGGCAGTTCTACCGCGACCTCAACACGATGAACGGCGACATGCGGCTGATCTACAACAACGGCCGGCCGTTCCGCGTGCAGGCGTTCAACACGCCGGTGCAGGCCACCAGCTACGTCCACCAGCTCGGGTTCTTCGCGCAGGACTCCTGGTCCATGGGGCGCTTCACCTTGAATGTCGGCGTCCGCGCCGACGGCGCGAAGGGCTGGATCCCCGAAGAAACGAGCGGCACCGGCCGCTGGGTGGCGGAGCGGACGGTTGAAAAGCGTGACGTGTACAACCAGTGGATCGGCGTGTGGCGGGCGGGCGCGGTCTTCGACCTCACGGGCAAGGGGCTGACGGCGGTCAAGGGCAACTACAGCCGCTACGCGCACCAGGTGGGCGCCGCGGCGATCGTGAACTCGGTGCACCCCTTCGCCCTCAGCAGCGCGAACATCGCGTGGAACGATCTCAACGGCAACGAGCTGCCGGATCCGGGCGAGCTTGGCACGTTCGAAGGGTTCACGGGCGGTGCCTCGACGCGGTATCCCGACGCGGACGGCACCGACTGGGGCTACTCGGACGAAATCACCGCCGGCCTCGAGCACCAGCTGATGCGGGACGTGCGCGTGGGGGTCATGTACTATCACCGCACGAACCGGAAGAACGTCGGCTCCTTCAACGCGGCGGTGCCCACAACCGCGTACACCCCGATCCAGATCGCCAGTCCGCTCGGGGGCACCGCGACGGTCTACAATCTCGATCGCGCCTTCGTGGGCAGGCAGGACAACGTCCGCATGGCGACGCCGCTGCTCGACACCGATTACGACGGTGTGGAGGTGACCGCCGCGAAGCGGTTCTCGTCGCGCTGGCAGATGTTGTTCGGCCTGACGGTGGGGCGCAACGAGGGAGGGCTGGAGTTCGGGGATCTCAACGACCCCAACAGCCTCGATTTCCAGGAAGGCGTTTCGGGGAACGACGCCACGTACCAGCTCAAGTTGTCCGGGACGTACGTGGTGCCGCGCGCGGAGATCATCGTCAGCGGGAGCCTGATGAACAGCACCGGGTACCCGCGGCAGTTCACCTACCAGGTGACGCGCAGCGTCGTCCCGACGCTCACGCGTTCCGCCCAGACCATCCGCCTGAACCGGCGGGGTGACGAGCGCCTGCCGAGGGTGACGATGGCGGACCTGCGCTTCTCGCGATCGTTCAGCCTGGGCGGTGACCGCCGGTTCGAGCCGCAGGTGGACCTGTTCAACGTGTTCAACGCGGACACCATCGTGAACATGGTGGACGCGGCCGGGCCGCGCCTGGGCTATCCGGGCGAGATTCTCGCGCCGCGCATCATGCGCGTCGGGTTCGTGTTCAAGTTCTGA
- a CDS encoding winged helix-turn-helix transcriptional regulator, whose product MPDALQPMPGAHRSALGWFAAQLRARFYFGKIGTGDRLPSVRGLAQHLGVSPTTTLELYRALESQGIIESRQRSGMFLRTVGVEPERSRADGAVFRLVAATASKLRLTGACPDDFATLLLQYTGHSPRTDFKIGYLGTQESVELVQRQLAARMRFPLPVVRIPPSLPPRELRVQVTAQSVRCLVGSFLAAEVGVRLAQDLDLPFVILKLSPETAAILQPPPGERRFIVVRDRDTAEGLRRVHCALCDADADRRVPDRSAPAGHQDAAVPCERGAHEGRPVVHFAALDEESRLAEFEREADIVYATITSIAAVKARFGARRIATFPVAMSDHTVNDILYHCLFAETPARVLAMGGRRA is encoded by the coding sequence ATGCCAGACGCCCTTCAGCCGATGCCAGGAGCGCACCGCAGCGCGCTCGGCTGGTTCGCCGCCCAGCTTCGCGCACGGTTTTATTTCGGAAAGATCGGCACAGGCGACCGCCTGCCGTCCGTGCGCGGGCTTGCCCAGCATCTTGGCGTCTCACCGACGACCACCCTCGAGCTGTACCGCGCGCTCGAATCGCAGGGGATCATCGAAAGTCGCCAGCGGAGCGGCATGTTCCTGCGGACGGTTGGCGTCGAGCCGGAGCGTTCGCGCGCCGACGGCGCGGTGTTCCGGCTGGTGGCTGCCACGGCGAGCAAGCTGCGGCTGACCGGCGCGTGCCCGGACGACTTCGCGACCCTGCTGCTCCAGTACACTGGACACTCGCCGCGTACCGACTTCAAGATTGGTTACCTCGGCACGCAGGAATCGGTCGAACTGGTCCAGCGACAGCTGGCCGCGCGCATGCGCTTTCCGCTCCCGGTCGTCCGCATCCCGCCGTCGCTGCCGCCGCGGGAGTTGCGCGTGCAGGTAACCGCGCAGAGCGTCCGCTGCCTGGTCGGCAGCTTTCTCGCCGCCGAGGTGGGCGTGAGGCTGGCCCAGGATCTCGATCTTCCGTTCGTCATCCTCAAGCTGTCGCCGGAGACGGCCGCGATTCTGCAGCCGCCCCCTGGCGAGCGCCGGTTCATCGTCGTGCGCGACCGCGACACGGCTGAGGGCCTGCGCCGCGTGCACTGTGCGCTCTGCGATGCCGACGCTGACCGTCGCGTCCCGGACCGTTCCGCGCCGGCGGGGCACCAGGACGCGGCGGTTCCCTGCGAGCGCGGCGCTCATGAGGGACGTCCGGTCGTGCATTTCGCGGCCCTGGATGAAGAGTCGAGGCTCGCCGAATTCGAGCGCGAGGCAGACATTGTGTACGCCACGATCACCTCGATCGCGGCGGTGAAGGCACGCTTCGGTGCCCGGCGGATCGCCACGTTCCCCGTTGCGATGTCCGACCACACGGTGAACGACATCCTCTACCACTGCCTTTTTGCCGAAACGCCGGCAAGAGTGCTCGCGATGGGCGGACGGCGCGCGTAG
- a CDS encoding aminopeptidase P family protein yields the protein MSSRREFLKTAGGSMAAGLVGMDVLTAVARGAVTPESAGLALETAPSSGKPVRMTEPWYRAQIAKLQQQLGAKGLKGLILKDPNNLDYLVGLFLRTTERPAWLWVPVVGEPAIFGPGLDRDMYREWWIKDSEWYFDFPHAGPFNQVLFEKGPKVDLQAWMLQGIAKRGGEAGRIGVEAELAPSALKSMMAALPKAEFVPAGDLVMHMRTRKTPEEIALTQVAIDYHDRVLQFGRNLIASRGTSLTDAQVRRAMQEHAEEIVFADFPPTGRAHTSVGFSLGLGCRAGVATAYPHPNQYFRKQIARGDAVQISGVMRVGGYGGEGYRAMHIEPIPDLGRRMWEVHNEMTLAQAEYSKPGVECREVAEKVLQVAKKGGMEKYVYHRPAHGEGMEGHQAPYIALGDATVLEEGMMFSNEPGLYNLEGGYGYNHSNNILITGDGARRMNNTPLTKEFCWIKL from the coding sequence ATGTCATCTCGTCGTGAGTTTCTGAAAACGGCCGGCGGCTCGATGGCCGCCGGCCTCGTCGGAATGGATGTCCTGACGGCGGTCGCCCGCGGAGCGGTCACTCCCGAGTCGGCCGGCCTCGCACTCGAGACCGCGCCTTCGAGCGGCAAGCCGGTGCGCATGACCGAGCCGTGGTATCGCGCGCAGATCGCCAAGCTGCAGCAGCAGCTCGGGGCGAAGGGGCTGAAGGGGCTGATCCTGAAGGACCCGAACAACCTGGACTACCTCGTCGGACTGTTCCTCCGGACGACCGAGCGTCCAGCCTGGTTGTGGGTGCCGGTTGTAGGAGAGCCGGCGATCTTCGGGCCCGGGCTCGATCGCGACATGTACCGCGAGTGGTGGATCAAGGACTCGGAGTGGTACTTCGACTTCCCGCACGCGGGGCCGTTCAACCAGGTGCTCTTCGAAAAGGGCCCGAAGGTGGACCTCCAGGCCTGGATGCTGCAGGGGATCGCGAAGCGGGGCGGGGAGGCGGGCCGCATCGGCGTGGAGGCGGAGCTCGCGCCGTCCGCGCTCAAGAGCATGATGGCGGCGCTGCCGAAGGCCGAGTTCGTGCCGGCGGGCGATCTCGTCATGCACATGCGCACCCGGAAGACGCCTGAGGAGATCGCGCTCACCCAGGTCGCGATTGACTATCACGATCGCGTGCTGCAGTTCGGCCGCAACCTGATTGCCTCGCGCGGCACCTCGCTGACCGACGCCCAGGTGCGCCGGGCGATGCAGGAACACGCCGAGGAGATCGTGTTCGCCGACTTCCCGCCGACCGGCCGCGCGCACACCTCGGTCGGTTTCTCCCTCGGGTTGGGATGCCGCGCCGGGGTGGCGACCGCGTATCCCCACCCGAACCAGTACTTCCGCAAGCAGATCGCCCGCGGCGACGCGGTCCAGATCTCCGGCGTGATGCGCGTGGGGGGCTACGGCGGCGAAGGGTATCGCGCCATGCACATCGAGCCGATCCCGGACCTCGGCCGCCGGATGTGGGAGGTGCACAACGAGATGACGCTGGCCCAGGCCGAGTACTCGAAGCCTGGCGTGGAGTGCCGCGAGGTGGCCGAGAAGGTGCTCCAGGTGGCGAAGAAAGGCGGAATGGAGAAGTACGTGTACCACCGCCCGGCACACGGTGAAGGCATGGAGGGCCACCAGGCGCCCTACATCGCGCTCGGCGACGCGACGGTCCTCGAGGAAGGCATGATGTTCTCGAACGAGCCGGGCCTCTACAACCTCGAAGGGGGCTACGGGTACAACCACTCGAACAACATCCTCATCACCGGGGACGGCGCGCGCCGTATGAACAACACCCCGCTGACGAAGGAGTTCTGCTGGATCAAGCTGTGA
- a CDS encoding amidohydrolase, protein MSFLVAAFALGLTGMPAALAQERDPLTPAPARGADEGKGPFKTLVIRGAILIDGTGAPPQGPVDIVVEQNRIKAIRRAGTPGLPLKPGREPKADFEVDATGMYVMPGFVDLHVHAGGAPKNPGADYAYKLWLAHGVTTVRGVPLSSNAFTVSEKNRSDRNEIAAPRIFNYQGPGSGWGEGAVDTPEKARAWVRWAAQNGVDGMKLGSHRPEIMSALLDEAKKFGLGSTAHLGQTGVAQMNAIKAARLGLGTVTHFYGHFESLLKDYVVQPWPVDQINDDEYMRFGQVARLWDKIHTPGGPEWKAYLEEHLKLGTTFDPTLTIYSAGRDLMKFRNAEWHDKYTLPSLMDFYVPSRVNHGAYWYYWTTWDEVAYRNFYQVWLRLMNDYKKIGGRVTTGSDSGFIYQTYGFGYINELELLQEAGFHPLEVFQSATMNGALTLHEPKGKAIEFGVVRPGLLADMVIVDQNPLANLKVLYGTGALKLNDTTGKPEQVGGIKYTVKDGIVYDAKKLLADVAAMVEKQKRERSRRSTTSQ, encoded by the coding sequence ATGTCATTCCTCGTAGCGGCCTTTGCCCTGGGCCTGACCGGCATGCCTGCCGCGCTGGCACAGGAGCGCGACCCCCTGACGCCGGCGCCGGCGCGGGGCGCCGACGAGGGCAAGGGGCCGTTCAAGACCCTGGTCATCCGGGGCGCCATCCTCATCGACGGTACCGGCGCTCCGCCGCAGGGGCCCGTCGACATCGTCGTCGAGCAGAACCGTATCAAGGCGATCCGGCGTGCGGGCACGCCTGGACTGCCGCTCAAGCCGGGCCGCGAGCCCAAAGCGGACTTCGAGGTCGACGCCACCGGGATGTACGTCATGCCTGGCTTCGTCGACCTCCACGTGCACGCGGGTGGCGCGCCGAAGAACCCCGGCGCGGACTACGCGTACAAGTTGTGGCTGGCGCACGGCGTGACGACCGTCCGCGGGGTGCCGCTGTCCTCCAACGCCTTCACCGTCTCGGAAAAGAACCGCAGCGACCGCAACGAAATTGCCGCGCCGCGGATCTTCAACTACCAGGGGCCCGGATCAGGCTGGGGTGAGGGAGCGGTGGACACGCCCGAGAAGGCGCGCGCCTGGGTCCGCTGGGCGGCGCAGAACGGCGTCGATGGCATGAAGCTCGGGTCCCATCGCCCGGAGATCATGTCCGCGCTCCTCGACGAGGCGAAGAAGTTCGGCCTCGGCTCGACGGCGCACCTCGGCCAGACGGGCGTCGCGCAGATGAACGCCATCAAGGCCGCGCGCCTCGGGCTCGGAACCGTCACGCACTTCTACGGCCATTTCGAGTCGCTGCTGAAGGACTACGTGGTCCAGCCGTGGCCGGTCGATCAGATCAACGACGACGAATACATGCGGTTCGGACAGGTCGCGCGGCTGTGGGACAAGATCCACACGCCGGGCGGACCGGAGTGGAAGGCGTATCTCGAAGAGCATCTCAAGCTCGGGACGACCTTCGACCCGACGCTCACCATCTATTCGGCCGGGCGCGACCTGATGAAGTTCCGCAACGCCGAGTGGCACGACAAGTACACGCTGCCGTCCCTCATGGACTTCTACGTCCCGAGCCGCGTGAACCACGGGGCGTACTGGTACTACTGGACGACGTGGGATGAGGTCGCCTACCGCAACTTCTACCAGGTCTGGCTCAGGCTGATGAACGACTACAAGAAGATCGGCGGCCGCGTGACCACCGGCTCCGACTCCGGTTTCATCTACCAGACGTACGGGTTCGGCTACATCAACGAGCTCGAGCTGCTGCAGGAAGCGGGCTTCCACCCGCTGGAAGTGTTCCAGTCAGCGACGATGAACGGCGCGCTGACGCTGCACGAGCCGAAGGGCAAGGCGATCGAGTTCGGCGTCGTGCGGCCGGGGCTGCTGGCCGACATGGTCATCGTCGACCAGAACCCGCTCGCGAACCTCAAGGTTCTTTACGGGACCGGGGCGCTCAAACTGAACGACACCACCGGGAAGCCCGAGCAGGTTGGCGGGATCAAGTACACCGTCAAGGACGGCATCGTCTACGACGCGAAGAAGCTGCTGGCCGACGTCGCGGCGATGGTCGAGAAGCAGAAGCGGGAACGGTCGCGGCGGAGCACGACGAGCCAGTAG